GAACAGGTTTGTCCAAGTTGCTTCCCATGCATCCGGTAACGATGACCTGGAAATGTTACAGCTTGAGATGGATACGTATTCTCAGCTGTATAACGAGGGACTCTTGATCGTTGTTGATGACCGGCAACTTATATCAGGCGATATTCGAGCTGATGATGCCGCAGTAAAAGAAATAGTGGGAGCCGCTGCGCTGAACCTTGATCGCACGGAAATCCCCGAGATCAGTCCTTTGACTGAAACGGTGGCATTGATATCGCGTCCATTTGGCAACTCAGCTCAGGTGCTTGGATCAGTGACCATGCAAGTGAATCTTGAACCGGCGAGGGCTCGGGTGCTTCAAGCCTCGGCATTCATCCTCGTGTTGACGCTGAGTATTGGATTCATTTTCCTTCTGTTGGCTGACCGGCTGGCGACGTGGGTACTTCGACCGCTACATCGACTGGATGACTCGGTTCAGTTGCTTACTCAAATGCACCAGCCCATTCCGCTGGTTGAGCAGGGACCTCCAGAGCTGCGAGCTTTGTCCCGATCTGTCAGCTCCATGGCTCAAACGATGGCTACAAGTCGTCAACAGCAACAAGAGCTCATTGCCGAGACTTCCCACCAACTCCGCAATCCAGTGGCGGCGCTGAGATTACGCGTGGATCTGCTGAGAATGCGACTTACTGATGAGGCAAGCCTCGCAGGATTGCATGCAGTTGAAAATGAATTGGCTCGCTTAGAAATGCTATTAGACGGTGTGCTGCGATTAGCTAGTGCAGAGCATCGATTGACTGAGCAGAAGTCCGACAAGACTGATACTGAAGTGGCGCATCCTGAAAAGCCAACAAGTGCTTTTCAAATCCTCGCCGAAGAAATTGAACGCCAGTCGGCCATGGCCCAGAAAACAGGGAATACTCTGACCTTTGAAGCAGATTCAACGTCAGCGTCAGAGGACGTGGTCTGGTGCCATGAATTTGACCTGCAACAAATGGTCTCTGAACTTTTGGAGAATGCCCTAAAGTACGCTCCCGGAACCGAGATTAAGCTGGCTGTACATACGTCACCCACCACCAATGACATCGTGATCTGTGACCAAGGCCCGGGTTTGGGTAAGGCAGAACTTGAACGCGCAGGGGAACGTTTTTGGAGAGCTGAAAGCGTCAGGGGAACTCCAGGGACTGGATTAGGGCTGGCAATTGTCGATAGGTTAGCGCGCGCCAACTCTGGACAGCTCATCGTGGGATCCAATGGGGATGCTGGACTCAAAGTCATCATCAGATTACCGCGCGCCCAAACGCCAAAGGGGACTGACCATGAGTAATAGCGCCTTGCAACGACGCACAGTACTCAAAGTTCTGGTTTCAGCCCCAGTGATCATGACGGTACCCTTCGTGAGTGCTTGTACTTCTGGTGCCAGTGAACTTCATCTTGACGTTGCCTCGGGTGAAGAAGGTGGAATGTACTACGAATTTGCGCAACTCTTATCTTCGGCCTTGGTCAGTAGTTCAATTGCTGAGCATTCCGAAGCGCTCAAAACGGAAGCTAGCGCGCAGAACCTTGAATTGCTTGTGGCAGGCGATGCTCAACTAGCGTTAGCTCTTGCCGACACCGTGGCTGAATTTCGTTCTCAAACACCACAACAAGGCAACATCCAAGCTTTGGGACGTGTCTATCAGAATTATTTTCATTGCATCCTCAGAGCAGACAGTGACATTAGATCCCTCAGTGATTTCCCTGGCCGCTCTATTGGGACCGGTGCTGCAGGCTCTGGTACATGGGTGACAGGTCAAAGAATTCTACGAGCTGCCGGACTCAAAGATCATCAGCAAGCACCCCAAGAGCACATTCTTGGCTACACCGCGGGAATCAAAGCGCTACGACGAGGCGAGATCGACGCGCTCTTTTTGTTCGGGGGTATGCCCGTGCGCCCTTTGACCGAGCTTGCCGAAGAATTGGAACTGAAACTTC
The nucleotide sequence above comes from Glutamicibacter sp. B1. Encoded proteins:
- a CDS encoding sensor histidine kinase, yielding MRIRVLAVLGSLLLVIVVLVSSVLMQSVSSDATADVQVNRLSSLNRFVQVASHASGNDDLEMLQLEMDTYSQLYNEGLLIVVDDRQLISGDIRADDAAVKEIVGAAALNLDRTEIPEISPLTETVALISRPFGNSAQVLGSVTMQVNLEPARARVLQASAFILVLTLSIGFIFLLLADRLATWVLRPLHRLDDSVQLLTQMHQPIPLVEQGPPELRALSRSVSSMAQTMATSRQQQQELIAETSHQLRNPVAALRLRVDLLRMRLTDEASLAGLHAVENELARLEMLLDGVLRLASAEHRLTEQKSDKTDTEVAHPEKPTSAFQILAEEIERQSAMAQKTGNTLTFEADSTSASEDVVWCHEFDLQQMVSELLENALKYAPGTEIKLAVHTSPTTNDIVICDQGPGLGKAELERAGERFWRAESVRGTPGTGLGLAIVDRLARANSGQLIVGSNGDAGLKVIIRLPRAQTPKGTDHE
- a CDS encoding TAXI family TRAP transporter solute-binding subunit, which produces MSNSALQRRTVLKVLVSAPVIMTVPFVSACTSGASELHLDVASGEEGGMYYEFAQLLSSALVSSSIAEHSEALKTEASAQNLELLVAGDAQLALALADTVAEFRSQTPQQGNIQALGRVYQNYFHCILRADSDIRSLSDFPGRSIGTGAAGSGTWVTGQRILRAAGLKDHQQAPQEHILGYTAGIKALRRGEIDALFLFGGMPVRPLTELAEELELKLLDISEVLPKLRETYPNLYDRVVIPNNTYPGVPAIDTIGVSNLLMARADLSNDTAKAVVKLLATQAQQLIPKSSAGIQHLTPETLISTAGQPLHPGAREAYLEMHG